The Propionibacterium freudenreichii subsp. freudenreichii genome contains a region encoding:
- the fumC gene encoding class II fumarate hydratase — MADNTSAKTRTESDSMGTVEVPANHHWGAQTERSLHNFDIGRPTFVWGRPMIKALGILKKAAAQANGELGELPKDISELIVKAADDVIAGKLDDDFPLVVFQTGSGTQSNMNANEVISNRAIEIAGGEMGTKTPVHPNDHVNRGQSSNDTFPTAMHIAVVTELQEMYPRVMKLRDTLDAKAKEYDDVVMVGRTHLQDATPIRLGQVISGWVAQIDFALKCIKFSDEQARELAIGGTAVGTGLNAHPKFGPLTAEKISDETGLKFEQAPNLFAALSAHDALVQVSGSLRVLGDALMKIANDVRWYASGPRNGIGELLIPENEPGSSIMPGKVNPTQCEAMTMVATKVFGNDATVGFAGSQGNFQLNVFKPVMAWCVLESIQLLGDTCVSFNDHCAVGIEPNLEKIKHNLDINLMQVTALNRHIGYDKASKIAKNAHHKGIGLRDSALELGFLTPEEFDKWVVPADMTHPSAADDD; from the coding sequence ATGGCTGATAACACCAGCGCGAAGACGCGCACGGAATCCGACTCCATGGGCACCGTCGAGGTGCCGGCAAACCACCATTGGGGGGCGCAGACCGAGCGCAGTCTGCACAACTTCGACATCGGTCGTCCGACCTTCGTGTGGGGACGCCCGATGATCAAGGCCCTCGGCATCCTGAAGAAGGCTGCCGCCCAGGCCAATGGAGAGCTCGGGGAGCTCCCCAAGGACATCTCCGAGCTCATCGTCAAGGCCGCCGATGACGTGATCGCCGGCAAGCTCGACGACGACTTCCCCCTGGTGGTCTTCCAGACCGGCTCGGGCACGCAGTCGAACATGAACGCCAATGAGGTGATCTCCAACCGCGCGATCGAGATCGCCGGCGGCGAGATGGGCACCAAGACCCCGGTGCACCCCAATGACCACGTGAACCGTGGCCAGTCCAGCAACGACACCTTCCCCACGGCGATGCACATTGCCGTGGTCACCGAGCTGCAGGAGATGTACCCGCGCGTGATGAAGCTGCGCGACACCCTGGACGCCAAGGCCAAGGAATATGACGATGTCGTGATGGTGGGGCGCACCCACCTGCAGGACGCGACCCCGATCCGCCTCGGCCAGGTGATCAGCGGCTGGGTGGCCCAGATCGACTTCGCCCTCAAGTGCATCAAGTTCTCCGACGAGCAGGCACGCGAACTCGCCATCGGCGGCACCGCCGTCGGCACCGGCCTGAACGCGCATCCGAAGTTCGGCCCGCTCACCGCCGAGAAGATCAGCGACGAGACCGGCCTCAAGTTCGAGCAGGCCCCGAACCTGTTCGCCGCACTGAGCGCCCACGACGCGCTGGTGCAGGTCTCCGGTTCGCTGCGCGTGCTGGGCGACGCCCTGATGAAGATCGCCAACGACGTGCGTTGGTATGCCTCCGGCCCCCGCAATGGCATCGGCGAGCTGCTGATCCCCGAGAACGAGCCCGGCAGCTCGATCATGCCCGGCAAGGTCAACCCGACCCAGTGCGAGGCCATGACCATGGTGGCCACCAAGGTGTTCGGCAACGACGCCACGGTCGGCTTCGCCGGCAGCCAGGGCAACTTCCAGCTGAACGTCTTCAAGCCGGTCATGGCCTGGTGCGTGCTGGAGTCCATCCAGCTGCTGGGCGACACCTGCGTGAGCTTCAACGACCACTGTGCGGTGGGCATTGAGCCCAACCTCGAGAAGATCAAGCACAACCTCGACATCAACCTGATGCAGGTGACGGCGCTCAACCGCCACATCGGCTACGACAAGGCCTCGAAGATCGCCAAGAACGCCCACCACAAGGGCATTGGCCTTCGTGATTCGGCCCTCGAGCTCGGCTTCCTCACCCCCGAGGAGTTCGACAAGTGGGTAGTGCCGGCCGATATGACCCACCCGTCCGCCGCCGACGACGACTGA
- the dapE gene encoding succinyl-diaminopimelate desuccinylase, with protein sequence MTLDTRDLHRLFAQIVDIESVSRNEERLADAVQAVLEPCGHLEVTRHGNSVVARTHLGRAQRMIIAGHLDTVPVADNLPSRLEHRPDGDYLVGRGTADMKGGIAVMVQLATQLAEPVHDVTWVFYECEEIEAAANGLTKIAAAQPQWLAGDFAVLMEPTSARIEGGCQGTTRFLLTTHGVAAHSARSWLGHNAIHDLTPLLQRIQAFPVRRVMVEGLEYREGLNATIVSGGVAGNMIPDRAQLQVNYRFAPDLDADRALARMRELFDLPDVDFEVLDLSPAARPGLDRPEARGFLQAVGGTPGPKYGWTDVARFGQLGIPAVNYGPADAGKAHAVDECCPLADLDTCAGALTTWLTNRAPDR encoded by the coding sequence ATGACGCTGGATACCAGGGACCTGCACCGACTGTTCGCCCAGATCGTCGACATCGAGTCGGTCAGCCGCAATGAGGAACGCCTGGCCGACGCCGTGCAGGCGGTGCTCGAGCCGTGCGGCCACCTCGAGGTGACGCGCCACGGCAACAGCGTGGTGGCGCGCACGCACCTGGGGCGCGCGCAACGCATGATCATCGCCGGTCACCTGGACACGGTGCCGGTGGCCGACAACCTGCCCAGCAGGCTGGAGCACCGCCCCGACGGTGACTACCTGGTGGGACGCGGCACCGCCGACATGAAGGGCGGGATCGCCGTCATGGTGCAGCTGGCCACCCAACTGGCCGAGCCCGTCCACGACGTCACCTGGGTGTTCTATGAGTGCGAGGAGATCGAGGCCGCCGCCAACGGCCTGACCAAGATCGCCGCGGCCCAGCCACAGTGGTTGGCCGGTGACTTCGCGGTGTTGATGGAGCCCACCAGCGCCCGCATCGAGGGCGGCTGCCAGGGCACGACGCGCTTCCTGCTGACCACCCATGGCGTGGCGGCCCATTCCGCGCGCAGTTGGCTGGGCCACAACGCGATCCACGACCTGACGCCGTTGCTGCAGCGCATCCAGGCCTTCCCGGTGCGCCGCGTCATGGTCGAGGGACTGGAGTACCGCGAGGGCCTCAACGCCACCATCGTCAGCGGGGGAGTGGCCGGCAATATGATCCCCGACCGTGCCCAGCTGCAGGTGAACTACCGCTTCGCGCCCGACCTGGACGCCGACCGGGCACTGGCCCGGATGCGCGAGCTGTTCGACCTGCCCGATGTCGACTTCGAGGTGCTCGACCTGTCTCCGGCGGCCCGTCCCGGCCTGGACCGTCCCGAGGCACGCGGCTTCCTGCAGGCGGTCGGTGGCACGCCCGGCCCCAAATACGGCTGGACGGATGTGGCGCGTTTCGGGCAGCTGGGCATTCCGGCGGTCAACTATGGACCCGCCGATGCCGGCAAGGCCCATGCGGTGGACGAATGCTGCCCCCTGGCCGACCTCGACACATGCGCCGGCGCACTGACCACGTGGCTGACGAACCGGGCGCCCGACCGGTGA
- the fdxA gene encoding ferredoxin: MTYVIALPCVDVKDKACVEECPVDCIYEGERTLYIHPEECVDCGACEPVCPTEAIFYEDDLPDEYKEWYDVNANFFSELGSPGGAARLGPQSFDEPSVAKLPPQAS, translated from the coding sequence ATGACCTACGTCATCGCGTTGCCTTGTGTGGACGTCAAGGACAAAGCCTGCGTCGAGGAATGTCCCGTCGACTGCATCTACGAGGGTGAGCGCACCCTCTACATCCATCCGGAGGAATGCGTCGACTGCGGTGCCTGCGAGCCCGTGTGCCCCACGGAGGCCATCTTCTACGAGGACGACCTGCCCGACGAGTACAAGGAGTGGTACGACGTCAACGCCAACTTCTTCAGTGAACTGGGATCGCCCGGTGGCGCGGCGCGCCTCGGCCCCCAGAGCTTTGACGAGCCCTCGGTAGCCAAGCTGCCCCCGCAGGCTTCGTGA
- the aspA gene encoding aspartate ammonia-lyase, with translation MSTRIEEDLLGKREVPNDKYYGIHTVRALENFQMSGRSMNDVPEFIRGMVQVKKAAALANKELRVLPADIADAIVAACDAILDEGRCMDQFPTDAFQGGAGTSINMNTNEVIANLALELIGYPKGRYDLINPNDHVNKSQSTNDAYPTGFRLAVFTLVRGLVAEVDRLQASFAAKGVEFADVLKMGRTQLQDAVPMTLGEEFRGYGNNIREEVKRINTAADLLLETNMGGTAIGTGLNTPPGYAPVVTTKLAEVTGYPVVAAADLMESSYDNGAYIAVHSAMKRLAAKMSKICNDLRLLSSGPRAGINEINLPAMQAGSSIMPAKVNPVIPEVVNQVCFRVFGNDVTVCFAAEAGQLELNVMEPGMTQAMFETVHLLTRACATLRERCVDGITANVERCREFVMNSIGIVTYLNDVIGHHNGDLVGKEAARTGKSVREVVIEMGLLTGEQVDAILTDQNFLKPHYTGRFYSADEHGLPEDVAPELVGPEG, from the coding sequence ATGTCCACACGCATTGAAGAAGATCTTCTCGGCAAGCGGGAAGTACCGAACGACAAGTATTACGGGATCCACACCGTGCGAGCACTGGAGAACTTCCAGATGTCCGGACGATCCATGAATGATGTGCCGGAGTTCATCCGGGGCATGGTGCAGGTGAAGAAGGCCGCCGCGCTGGCCAACAAGGAGCTGCGAGTGCTCCCGGCGGACATCGCCGATGCGATCGTCGCGGCCTGCGATGCGATCCTCGACGAGGGGCGCTGCATGGACCAGTTCCCCACCGATGCATTCCAGGGTGGTGCGGGCACCTCGATCAATATGAACACCAATGAGGTGATCGCCAACCTCGCCCTGGAGCTCATCGGATATCCCAAGGGTCGCTATGACCTGATCAATCCGAACGACCACGTCAACAAGTCGCAGTCGACCAACGACGCGTACCCCACCGGATTCCGCCTGGCCGTGTTTACCCTGGTGCGCGGGCTGGTCGCGGAGGTTGACCGGCTCCAGGCCAGCTTCGCGGCCAAGGGAGTTGAGTTCGCCGATGTGCTCAAGATGGGGCGCACGCAGCTGCAGGATGCCGTGCCGATGACGCTCGGCGAGGAGTTCAGGGGGTATGGGAACAACATCCGCGAGGAGGTCAAGCGCATCAACACCGCGGCCGACCTGCTGCTCGAGACGAACATGGGCGGCACCGCAATCGGCACCGGGCTGAACACCCCTCCGGGCTATGCACCGGTTGTGACGACGAAGCTCGCAGAGGTCACCGGATACCCGGTGGTCGCCGCTGCCGACCTCATGGAATCCAGCTATGACAACGGGGCTTACATCGCCGTGCACTCGGCCATGAAGCGCCTGGCCGCCAAGATGTCGAAGATCTGCAACGACCTGCGGCTGCTGTCGTCGGGCCCCCGCGCCGGGATCAACGAGATCAACCTGCCCGCCATGCAGGCCGGCTCGTCGATCATGCCGGCCAAGGTCAACCCGGTGATCCCCGAAGTGGTCAACCAGGTGTGCTTCCGCGTCTTCGGCAACGACGTCACCGTCTGCTTCGCCGCCGAGGCCGGCCAGCTCGAACTCAATGTGATGGAACCCGGCATGACCCAGGCGATGTTCGAGACGGTCCACCTCCTGACGCGCGCCTGCGCCACCCTGCGGGAGCGCTGTGTCGACGGCATCACGGCCAATGTGGAGCGCTGCCGTGAGTTCGTCATGAACTCGATCGGCATCGTCACCTACCTCAACGACGTGATCGGCCACCACAACGGCGACCTGGTGGGCAAGGAGGCCGCCCGCACCGGCAAGTCAGTACGCGAAGTGGTCATCGAGATGGGCCTGCTCACCGGCGAACAGGTGGACGCCATCCTCACCGACCAGAACTTCCTCAAGCCTCATTACACCGGCCGCTTCTACAGCGCCGATGAACATGGGCTTCCTGAGGATGTCGCACCGGAGCTCGTCGGCCCCGAAGGCTAG
- the dapC gene encoding succinyldiaminopimelate transaminase, with the protein MKLSQSLPDFPWDSLARAKATAQAHPGGIVDLSVGTPTDPTPDLVRDALAAASQAPGYPAVWGSPELRAAIMGYLTRRWNATGLRDRNVTTAIGTKEIVGWLPTLLGLGPDDLVVIPETAYPTYEVGALMAGAHIERCDDPDRVQGAPRLIWLNSPSNPSGAVASGELLRRWVAFARKHHAVIASDECYGEFAFDAKAYSVIDPIINDGDITGLLVVDSLSKRSNMAGYRAGFVAGDEELVTELVALRKHLGMIVPTPVQAAMVAALGDQEHVEQQRARYAARRAIMRRALEAAGFRIDHSQGSLYLWATQGRDGRASIDWLAERGILAAPGDFYGPTSHDHVRLSMTATDERINAAAGRLTS; encoded by the coding sequence GTGAAACTCTCGCAATCCCTGCCCGACTTCCCCTGGGACTCGCTGGCGCGGGCGAAAGCCACCGCGCAGGCGCATCCCGGGGGAATCGTCGATCTGTCGGTGGGAACCCCCACTGACCCGACGCCCGACCTCGTGCGCGACGCGCTCGCGGCGGCGTCGCAGGCCCCCGGCTATCCCGCAGTCTGGGGCAGCCCTGAGCTGCGTGCCGCGATCATGGGCTACCTCACCCGACGCTGGAACGCGACGGGCCTGCGCGATCGCAATGTGACCACCGCGATCGGCACCAAGGAGATCGTCGGCTGGCTGCCCACCCTGCTCGGACTGGGGCCCGACGACCTTGTGGTGATCCCCGAGACCGCCTATCCCACCTATGAGGTGGGGGCGCTCATGGCCGGGGCACACATCGAACGGTGCGACGATCCCGACCGGGTGCAGGGCGCACCGCGCCTCATCTGGCTCAACAGCCCGTCGAATCCCAGCGGGGCGGTTGCCTCCGGGGAACTGCTGCGACGGTGGGTGGCGTTCGCGCGCAAGCACCACGCCGTGATTGCCTCCGACGAGTGCTACGGGGAGTTCGCCTTCGACGCAAAGGCCTACAGCGTCATCGACCCGATCATCAATGACGGCGACATCACCGGCCTGCTGGTCGTTGACTCGTTGTCGAAACGGTCGAACATGGCCGGCTACCGGGCTGGTTTCGTGGCCGGCGATGAGGAACTGGTCACCGAGCTGGTCGCGCTGCGCAAGCACCTCGGCATGATCGTGCCGACGCCGGTGCAGGCGGCCATGGTGGCCGCCCTGGGCGACCAGGAACATGTGGAACAGCAGCGCGCCCGGTACGCGGCGCGCCGCGCCATCATGCGCCGTGCCCTGGAAGCAGCAGGCTTCCGCATCGACCACTCGCAGGGCTCGCTCTACTTGTGGGCCACCCAGGGACGCGACGGGCGCGCCAGCATCGACTGGCTTGCCGAGCGCGGCATCCTGGCCGCCCCGGGCGACTTCTACGGGCCGACCTCCCATGACCATGTGCGGCTGTCGATGACCGCCACCGATGAGCGCATCAACGCGGCGGCCGGACGGCTCACGAGCTGA
- the dapD gene encoding 2,3,4,5-tetrahydropyridine-2,6-dicarboxylate N-succinyltransferase, giving the protein MTQNAASRRAWGWGLATIHSSGQVLDTWFPSPALGESDGTPAPSAVTSGVAVDELRHVETQPRLVEIDLDQPPADTSDAYLRLHLLSHRLCQPNSINLDDIFAVLPNVVWTSAGPCSPDDFNELRAGLRAAHGTLIVTSIDKFPRMVDYVVPSGVRIGDADRVRLGAHLAEGTTVMHEGFCNFNAGTLGASMIEGRISQGVIVDVGSDIGGGASTMGTLSGGGKERVRIGKGCLLGAESGCGIALGDNCVIEAGLYLTAGTKVTMPDGSVVKARELSGGHNMLFIRDSVSGAVKALARRGKQITLNAALHHN; this is encoded by the coding sequence ATGACGCAGAACGCCGCATCGCGCAGGGCCTGGGGCTGGGGCCTGGCCACCATCCATTCGTCCGGTCAGGTGCTTGACACCTGGTTCCCGAGTCCGGCCCTGGGGGAATCCGACGGCACGCCGGCTCCCTCCGCTGTGACCAGCGGGGTTGCGGTGGACGAGCTGCGCCACGTCGAGACCCAGCCCCGACTGGTGGAGATCGACCTGGACCAGCCGCCGGCCGACACCAGCGACGCCTATCTGCGCCTGCACCTGCTCAGCCACCGACTGTGCCAGCCCAACAGCATCAACCTCGACGACATCTTCGCGGTGCTGCCCAATGTGGTGTGGACCAGCGCCGGGCCCTGTTCCCCCGACGACTTCAACGAGCTGCGGGCCGGCCTGCGCGCCGCCCACGGCACCCTGATCGTCACCAGCATCGACAAGTTCCCGCGCATGGTCGATTACGTGGTGCCGTCCGGAGTACGCATCGGCGACGCCGATCGGGTGCGCCTGGGTGCGCACCTCGCCGAGGGCACCACCGTGATGCATGAGGGCTTCTGCAACTTCAACGCCGGCACGCTGGGCGCCTCGATGATCGAGGGCCGCATCAGCCAGGGCGTGATCGTCGACGTCGGCTCCGACATCGGTGGCGGTGCCTCGACGATGGGCACCCTGTCGGGCGGCGGCAAGGAGCGCGTCCGCATCGGCAAGGGCTGCCTGCTGGGGGCCGAGTCGGGATGCGGCATTGCCCTGGGCGACAACTGCGTCATCGAGGCCGGGCTGTACCTGACCGCCGGCACCAAGGTGACGATGCCCGATGGCTCGGTGGTGAAGGCCCGCGAACTGTCCGGGGGCCACAACATGCTGTTCATCCGCGATTCGGTGAGTGGGGCGGTGAAGGCGTTGGCACGCAGAGGCAAGCAGATCACCCTGAACGCCGCGCTGCACCACAACTGA
- a CDS encoding 2-hydroxyacid dehydrogenase, translated as MARICITDGVPAEGIEALRTAGNEVITWDGQEPPTREQLLAHVKGADAVLTVLSDGVDEEFIAAAGPQLKVVANIAAGFNNIDLDACRAHGIVATVTPGTLFDAVADLAFGLMLSVTRRMGEGERLIRAGKPWRYRTTFMLGRSIETKSIGLIGAGQIGTAMAQRCKAFGMDVFYAQEHPMREPARSELDAKGLSVDELVAHCDVISLHCPLTPETHHIINAERLASMKQGSYLINTARGACVDEKALVAALQSGHLGGAGLDVYEHEPAIEPELLTMENVALLPHLGSANIETRTAMTALAAKNALEVLAGRAAPTPVPGL; from the coding sequence ATGGCGAGAATCTGCATCACCGACGGAGTACCTGCCGAGGGCATCGAGGCCCTGCGCACCGCCGGCAACGAGGTCATCACGTGGGATGGCCAGGAACCACCCACGCGCGAACAGCTCCTGGCGCACGTGAAGGGCGCCGACGCCGTGCTGACCGTGCTGTCCGACGGCGTCGACGAGGAATTCATCGCGGCCGCGGGTCCCCAGCTCAAGGTGGTGGCGAACATCGCGGCCGGCTTCAACAACATCGACCTCGACGCCTGTCGCGCCCACGGCATCGTGGCGACCGTGACGCCGGGCACCCTGTTCGACGCCGTGGCCGACCTGGCGTTCGGACTGATGCTGTCGGTGACGCGACGCATGGGCGAGGGCGAGCGGTTGATCCGCGCCGGCAAGCCGTGGCGGTACCGCACCACGTTCATGCTCGGACGCTCCATCGAGACGAAGTCGATCGGCCTGATCGGTGCCGGCCAGATCGGCACCGCAATGGCCCAGCGCTGCAAGGCCTTCGGCATGGACGTCTTCTACGCCCAGGAACATCCGATGCGGGAGCCGGCACGCAGCGAGCTGGACGCCAAGGGCCTGTCGGTCGATGAGCTGGTGGCCCACTGCGATGTGATCAGCCTCCATTGCCCGCTGACCCCCGAGACCCACCACATCATCAACGCCGAACGCCTCGCGTCGATGAAGCAGGGCTCCTATCTGATCAACACGGCACGTGGCGCCTGCGTTGACGAGAAGGCACTGGTGGCCGCCCTGCAGAGCGGGCACCTGGGTGGCGCCGGCCTGGACGTCTACGAGCATGAGCCGGCCATCGAGCCCGAGCTGCTGACCATGGAGAACGTGGCGCTGCTGCCTCACCTGGGCTCGGCCAACATCGAGACGCGCACGGCGATGACCGCGCTCGCCGCGAAGAACGCCCTCGAGGTGCTCGCCGGACGCGCCGCACCGACGCCGGTTCCGGGCCTGTAG
- a CDS encoding anaerobic C4-dicarboxylate transporter, with protein sequence MLALQLAVVLVFIFIGVRLGGLGIAFAGATGVIVLGLLGCDVNISTGIPWEVLGIIISVISCVAAMQVAGGLDLLVKISEHLLRKNPKRITFLAPIVTYFMTFLCGTGHVAFATLPVIAEVAKEQHVRPSRPLSIAVVASQVAIAGSPLSAATVAMAAAVEPRGVGYVPLIGVTLVTTFIGCMVGALVASHQGCELDDDPVYKERLARGEITMRGQGEYDIPRYAKRSLIIFGTTLVIVMVYAVAVGSIKNPPLPRTAAIICLMFAAALAIRLFCKIELGKVADQTTFKGGMSAAICILGVAWLGNTFVNSNLDAIKSVGSGVIGHFPWLLAVVLFFASALLYSQGATTATFMPVAAAMGVSGAVMVASFPAVTGLYLLPTYPTTVAAVEMDDTGSTRIGKYVFNHPFILPGCAAVVVSTLLGFAIAPLIF encoded by the coding sequence ATGCTCGCGCTACAGCTAGCGGTAGTTCTTGTCTTCATTTTCATCGGCGTGCGCCTGGGAGGTTTGGGGATCGCGTTCGCCGGTGCAACAGGTGTGATCGTTCTGGGTCTTCTCGGATGTGACGTCAATATCAGTACGGGCATCCCATGGGAAGTTCTTGGAATCATCATTTCGGTGATCTCCTGCGTGGCAGCCATGCAGGTCGCGGGCGGCCTCGATCTGCTCGTGAAGATCAGCGAGCACCTGCTCCGGAAGAATCCGAAACGGATCACATTCCTCGCGCCCATCGTCACCTACTTCATGACATTCCTATGTGGCACGGGTCACGTTGCGTTCGCCACGCTGCCAGTGATCGCGGAGGTCGCCAAGGAGCAACACGTGCGACCATCGCGGCCATTGTCCATCGCCGTGGTCGCGTCCCAGGTCGCCATCGCCGGATCGCCTCTTTCCGCGGCAACGGTTGCGATGGCCGCCGCCGTTGAGCCCCGGGGTGTCGGCTACGTCCCACTGATCGGGGTGACTTTGGTTACTACCTTCATCGGCTGCATGGTTGGCGCCCTGGTCGCAAGCCACCAAGGATGCGAGCTGGACGACGACCCGGTGTACAAGGAGCGCCTGGCGAGGGGCGAAATAACCATGCGGGGTCAGGGAGAATACGACATCCCCCGGTACGCCAAGCGATCTCTGATCATCTTCGGCACCACCCTCGTGATTGTGATGGTGTACGCGGTCGCGGTGGGTTCCATAAAGAACCCTCCGCTACCCCGAACAGCGGCGATCATCTGCCTCATGTTCGCGGCCGCATTGGCCATCAGGCTTTTCTGCAAGATCGAACTCGGAAAGGTTGCAGATCAGACCACATTCAAGGGTGGCATGAGCGCCGCAATTTGCATCCTGGGCGTTGCATGGCTGGGGAACACCTTCGTCAATTCAAACCTTGATGCGATCAAGAGCGTCGGCTCGGGAGTCATTGGCCATTTCCCTTGGCTGCTCGCGGTAGTCCTCTTCTTCGCCTCCGCCCTGCTCTATTCCCAGGGTGCTACGACAGCAACTTTCATGCCCGTTGCCGCCGCAATGGGTGTGTCGGGGGCAGTCATGGTGGCTTCTTTCCCAGCAGTGACCGGCCTGTATCTCCTGCCGACATATCCAACCACTGTCGCCGCCGTCGAAATGGACGACACAGGATCCACCAGAATTGGAAAATATGTGTTCAACCACCCATTTATCCTACCCGGGTGCGCGGCCGTAGTAGTTTCCACTCTCTTGGGTTTCGCCATTGCACCATTGATTTTCTGA
- the aspA gene encoding aspartate ammonia-lyase — MSTRIEVDLLGKREVPEDKYYGIHTVRALENFQLSGDTMNDVPEFIRGMVQVKKAAALANKELHALPGDVADAIVAACDAILDEGRCMDQFPTDAFQGGAGTSINMNTNEVIANLALELVGYPKGRYDLINPNDDVNKSQSTNDAYPTGFRLAVFTLVRGLVAEVDRLQASFAAKGIEFADVLKMGRTQLQDAVPMTLGEEFRGYGNNIREEVKRISTAADLLLAINLGGTAIGTGLNTPPGYAALVTRKLADITGYEVEMSGDLREASYDNGAYIAVHSAMKRLAAKLSKICNDLRLLSSGPRAGINEINLPAMQAGSSIMPAKVNPVIPEVVNQVCFRVFGNDVTVCFAAEAGQLELNVMEPGMTQAMFETVHLLTRACATLRERCVDGITANVERSREFVMNSIGIVTYLNDVIGHHNGDLVGKEAARTGKSVREVVIEMGLLTGEQVDAILTPENFLKPRYTGKVYGPDDHRLPSDARLRALDER; from the coding sequence ATGAGCACACGTATCGAAGTGGACCTGCTGGGCAAGCGCGAAGTACCCGAGGACAAGTACTACGGGATCCACACCGTGCGGGCGCTGGAGAACTTCCAGCTCTCCGGGGACACCATGAATGACGTGCCGGAGTTCATCCGGGGCATGGTGCAGGTGAAGAAGGCCGCCGCGCTGGCCAACAAGGAGCTCCATGCGCTGCCGGGCGACGTGGCCGATGCGATCGTCGCGGCCTGCGATGCGATCCTCGACGAGGGACGCTGCATGGACCAGTTCCCCACCGATGCATTCCAGGGCGGTGCGGGCACCTCGATCAACATGAACACCAACGAGGTGATCGCCAACCTCGCGCTGGAACTGGTCGGCTACCCGAAGGGTCGCTACGACCTGATCAACCCGAATGACGATGTCAACAAGTCGCAGTCGACCAACGACGCGTACCCCACCGGATTCCGCCTGGCCGTGTTCACCCTGGTGCGCGGGCTGGTCGCCGAGGTTGACCGGCTCCAGGCCAGCTTCGCGGCCAAGGGCATCGAGTTCGCCGATGTGCTCAAGATGGGGCGCACCCAGCTGCAGGATGCCGTGCCGATGACGCTCGGCGAGGAGTTCAGGGGGTATGGGAACAACATCCGCGAGGAGGTCAAGCGCATCAGCACCGCGGCCGACCTGCTGCTGGCCATCAACCTCGGTGGCACGGCGATCGGTACCGGGCTGAACACTCCCCCGGGCTATGCCGCGCTGGTCACCCGCAAGCTCGCCGACATCACCGGCTACGAGGTGGAGATGTCCGGTGACCTGCGCGAGGCCAGTTACGACAACGGTGCCTATATCGCCGTGCACTCGGCCATGAAGCGCCTGGCGGCCAAGTTGTCGAAGATCTGCAACGACCTGCGGCTGCTGTCGTCGGGCCCCCGCGCCGGGATCAACGAGATCAACCTTCCGGCCATGCAGGCGGGCTCGTCGATCATGCCGGCCAAGGTGAATCCGGTGATCCCCGAGGTGGTCAACCAGGTGTGCTTCCGTGTCTTCGGCAACGACGTCACCGTCTGCTTCGCCGCCGAGGCCGGCCAGCTCGAACTCAATGTGATGGAACCCGGCATGACCCAGGCGATGTTCGAGACGGTCCACCTCCTGACGCGCGCCTGCGCCACCCTGCGGGAGCGCTGTGTCGACGGCATCACGGCCAATGTGGAGCGCTCCCGTGAGTTCGTCATGAACTCGATCGGTATCGTCACCTACCTCAACGACGTGATCGGCCACCACAACGGCGACCTGGTGGGCAAGGAGGCCGCCCGCACCGGCAAGTCAGTGCGCGAAGTGGTCATCGAGATGGGCCTGCTCACCGGCGAACAGGTGGACGCCATCCTGACGCCGGAGAACTTCCTCAAGCCGCGCTACACCGGCAAGGTCTACGGCCCGGACGACCACCGCCTGCCCAGTGATGCCCGACTGCGGGCGCTGGATGAGCGCTGA